The nucleotide sequence GACTCTCAACGAGTTGAGTGCAGTTTCACAAGTTGAGATTATCGACTACGGGCCTGGTATCCCTGTGGAGGAACTTGACCGGGCTTTTGGCGAAGTCGGTAACTCGATGAAGGTCGAAAGGCGCATTAACGGGGACCAAAGGGCGTACCACGGGCGTGAAGGAAAAGGTAGATTCAAGGCGCTCGCACTCAGTCCGATAGCGATATGGGAGACCACGTATCGGGTGAATGGTGAATGCAAAATGTATTCCGTCAGACTCACCCGCGATATGCCCGACTACTATGAGCCGGAGGAACCTACGGTCGCACCAACAAGTGTAACTGGGACTCGCGTCTTTCTAGATGGCCTCGATAGAGGTATCCATGTGCTCGCCAATGACGACACGCGCCAGAAACTCGCGGAGACTTTCGCGTCATACCTTAGCAAGTATCCAGCCGTAAAACTATACTGGGCAAAATTACCGATCGATATTGAGGAATTGGTGCATAGAAAGAAAGAGCTAGAGCTCTTTGGAAAGGAGAGTCCGTATGGTCCTGCAAAGCTTTTGGTTCTCGAGTGGAACTTCAAAGTGGATTCAAAGCGCCTCCACTTCTGCGATGAGCATGGATTCTCGCTTTACGAAATTTCTGCGGGGGTTCAGGCGCCGGGCATAGACTACACTGCCTATGTGCAGGCTCCAATCGCATCTGCTTGGGCGGCGGAGGAAAGATTCTCGGTCAGCGATATAGATCAGGAAGTGAAGATATTTGTCGATGGAGTAAAGGACAAACTTAGAGAATACTTAAGGGGGCGTCTCGCCGAAGAAGCCGTATCCATAGTCGAGCAATGGAAGAGTGAGGAGATCTATCCGTACCAAGATGCGCCCCAAGACCCTATCGGGCGTGCTGAACGAGAGGTGTTCGATATCGTCGCCGTTCGGATCAATGAGCAGCACTCCTCGTTCAGCAAATCGGACGCAGATAGCAAAAAACTTACCCTGGCACTTATCAAAGAATCTTTGGAAACTAATCCCACGAGTCTAACAAAACTGTTTCGGGAAGTGCTTCATCTGTCTAAGGAAGACCAGGAAGCCTTTGCGGAGCTATTGGAACGAGCTCCTCTGACTAACATTATCAGAGCGGGTAAGATGGTCGCTGACCGCCTCGATGTTATTCACGCATTTGAGCACATTCTCTTCGACAACGACTGGAAGAAGACTCTGTTGGAGAGGACACAACTTCATCGCCTCTTAGTTCATGAGATTTGGTTGTTAGGGGAAGAGTATGTTCTGGGCGCAGATGATGATGGTTTACGCGACTTGCTTCAGTCGCACCTGAGTATTATGGGGCGGGAAGAGCTGGCTCCTGATGTCGAAGTAAAGCTTATAGATGGAAAAGACGGTATACCAGACTTGATGTTGTACCGCCGTCGAAAAGTTGATCAGAATCAGTTCGAGCATTTAGTCATAGAATTGAAGAGGCCGCGTGACCCGCTTGGGCAAGAAGAAACTTCGCAAATTAAGAAGTATGCATTTACAGTCGCACGGGACGGACGCTTCAATACCCAGAATTGTCGATGGCAGTTCTGGTTGCTTGGCAACGAACTTGACGAGTTCGTGCGAGAGGAAACCTCGTCGAATGCATTGCCAGAGGGCTGTATCCACGACGGAAATGGCGTAAAAATATGGGTGAAGCGGTGGGCAGATGTCCTCAATGATGCGCGAGCACGATACGATTTTTTCCGAGAGCAACTACAAATCGAGGCATCACAGTCTAAGGGTTTGGAAACGCTTAAAGTTCGGTACCCGCACCTATTCGAGGGAAAAGGTGCCCGCAAGAAAAAAGATATGGAGCTAAGTGCCGCGAAGATTGCACAGGAATAACTGTCCTGTGTTTTCGAAATAATAGCCGTGTAACAGTTATGTCATGTAGAATGTGGAATCGACCGGATGAATTCTGAGAACGGTTTCTCAGCGTACCTCTGTTGGCGACGCTGAAACTGTTAGTGCATTGTGGAATGGGCAGAATTATTAGTTGGTGATATAATATAGGAATAAATTTTTGCGCTGCAGTAGGTAAGGCTTTAAAATAGCAAGGATTAGGAATGTTTAACGAATTCGACCAAGCAGAACTCACAATACTGGATCAGTGTCTACAGTCTGGGAAAAATGACGTCTTCATTTGCGCGGATCATACTTCGGTGTCTCCTGATTGGCGAAAGACGCTTGTGAGCAGAAGTGCTGACAGTTCCCAAAACATACAAGCGGTGGGACATGTCTGGGAGACGACGTATAAAAATACTCTCTCAAGACTCCTCCCCAGCGTTTCTCCTCAAATGGACAATAACTTTTTCCAATGGGCAAAAAGAATCGGCTACGCATATTGGCCAACGAATATTAGTTACCCTCAGGGTTTGCTGGGGCAGTTCGAGTTACTAGGCAATGTGCTAAGCAGGTGTTTGATTGAAGCTGATGAAGCAGCCGCGAGTACGGCTCGCCAGATTGTACCGTGAGCGTAGTCATCTGACACCTACCCCTTTGGGGAGTTGGGATCATGCCGCGATATCTTCCTTATACTGGGCCTTCTTTGTCGTTGTCTTCTTGATATCGCTTTTGGCGATGGCGTGTGGTTTTTCTCGTTTATGTTTTGGCCTTGATGAGGCGATTCGGCGTTATCGCGCGGGGCGGTCGGAGATGGTGTGCATCGATACGCTGGACGGGCTGGGTGTGATTGGCGACGCAGAGGGTACTTCACCTCGGTCGTATGATTTCAATCGAGATGGAGCGAAGGAGCTGGCGGCGATTCGAGCCTTTGCTGCTACGGCTTCGTATGTGGAGAAGCTGGCGTTGTGCCGGGATGCTCAGTATACGTTTATCTTCGCGAAGGATTATGATCACGACGTGCAGTTGTTTGTCGCGGAGATGCTGGATTCGATGGGATTGGCGGTGGAGGCGGGTCGGGTGCGGGGGATGTAGAGGGGAGCGACGCTTTTTTCTCGTTCCCAAGCTCCGCTTGGGAATACAGTCTTTGGAGCTCCGCTCCGCAGGCATGGCGATTTCCCAGGCTGACTCGGTCTGGATTTCCCAACTTTGGAGGTCAAACCGAACGACTAACGACTTTGCCGCTCGGTTGTGAAGCAGAGCTTCACAAGCTGCATTCCCAAGCCGAGCTTGGGAACGAGTGCTAAAACCTTCCGTGGCGGGTGGCAACGGTAGTGATAGGTCTACGATTGGTCCGATTGGGAGATGGTGTGGTAAATACCCAGTTCGACCATGACGTGAATCGTGGGGCGTGGAGGCAGGGTGAGCATGTCGCGCCATTGCGAGTCTTCCGAGCCGTCGTTGTAGATGCCGATGCCGTACTCCCAAATGGAGAGGTGGGCGTGGCCCGCTTCGAAAGAATATAA is from Candidatus Hydrogenedentota bacterium and encodes:
- a CDS encoding ATP-binding protein, with amino-acid sequence MARKKVDVAADHISKLASATPIKAIEELIWNALDAGGDRVEVNLTLNELSAVSQVEIIDYGPGIPVEELDRAFGEVGNSMKVERRINGDQRAYHGREGKGRFKALALSPIAIWETTYRVNGECKMYSVRLTRDMPDYYEPEEPTVAPTSVTGTRVFLDGLDRGIHVLANDDTRQKLAETFASYLSKYPAVKLYWAKLPIDIEELVHRKKELELFGKESPYGPAKLLVLEWNFKVDSKRLHFCDEHGFSLYEISAGVQAPGIDYTAYVQAPIASAWAAEERFSVSDIDQEVKIFVDGVKDKLREYLRGRLAEEAVSIVEQWKSEEIYPYQDAPQDPIGRAEREVFDIVAVRINEQHSSFSKSDADSKKLTLALIKESLETNPTSLTKLFREVLHLSKEDQEAFAELLERAPLTNIIRAGKMVADRLDVIHAFEHILFDNDWKKTLLERTQLHRLLVHEIWLLGEEYVLGADDDGLRDLLQSHLSIMGREELAPDVEVKLIDGKDGIPDLMLYRRRKVDQNQFEHLVIELKRPRDPLGQEETSQIKKYAFTVARDGRFNTQNCRWQFWLLGNELDEFVREETSSNALPEGCIHDGNGVKIWVKRWADVLNDARARYDFFREQLQIEASQSKGLETLKVRYPHLFEGKGARKKKDMELSAAKIAQE